The DNA window CTACAAAGAAGCGTTTTTTTGCTTTATAAGAATTACTTTTGCAATATGGCAAGATTACTAGCAATAGATTATGGTACAAAACGAACAGGTGTTGCTGTAACAGATGAGTTACAGATTATTGCTTCTGGTTTGACTACAGTTGATACCAAAGAATTAATTGGGTTTTTAAAGGCCTATATTTCTGAAGAATCAGTTGAATTATTTATTGTTGGAGAACCAAAGCAAATGAATTTTGAATCGTCTGAAAGTGAAGTGCATATTTCTAAGTTTTTAGAAAAATTAAAAAAAGCATGCCCAGATATTCCTATTAAAAGAATAGATGAGCGCTTTACTTCTAAAATAGCATTTCAAACTATGATTGATAGCGGACTTAATAAAAAGCAACGCAAAAACAAAGCTTTAGTAGATGAGATTAGTGCAACAATAATTCTTCAAAGTTACTTGTATAATCAATCTTAATTAAATATTAAAAGTTATAAAATCAGAATAAGAATTGTATTTTTGCAATCGAAAAATTAGATTAGATGATATTACCAATTGTTGCTTATGGCGACCCAGTTTTAAGAAAAAAAGCAGAATCAATTACTAAGGATTATCCAAAACTAGATGCGCTTTTAGAGAATATGAAAGAGACGATGTATGGTGCTTTTGGTGTAGGGTTAGCTGCGCCACAAATAGGATTGCCTATTCGCTTATTTTTAGTTGACACATCTCCTTTTGCTGAAGATGAAGAATTTACTGAAGAAGAGCAGGAGACTTTGAAAAAATTCAAACGTACATTTATAAATGCTGAAATCATTGAAGAAGAAGGAGATGAGTGGGCTTTTAATGAAGGCTGCTTAAGTATTCCTGATGTTCGCGAAGATGTTTTTAGACAACCAAAAATAAAAATTCAGTATCAAGATGAAAATTTTGAAACGCATACTGAAGAATTTGACGGTTTGATTGCGAGAGTGATTCAGCATGAATACGATCATATTGATGGTATTTTATTTACAGATAAATTATCATCATTAAAAAAACGTTTGATAAAAGGAAAATTATCAAACATTTCAAAAGGAAAAATAAATGTAGATTATAGAATGCGTTTCCCTGCTTTAAAAAAGAAACGATAACACAAAAAAATCATAGCATATAAATTATGAGTTTAGATAAAATACTTTCCATTTCAGGAAAACCAGGATTATATAAAATTATCGCACAAACAAGAAATGGCTTTGTTGCAGAATCTTTAATTGACCAAAGAAAGGTGAATGTTAATATTCATAGTAACGTGAGCATTCTTAGTGAAATTGCAGTGTATACATTAACTGAAGAGTTGCCATTAAGAGAGGTTCTTAAAAAGGTAATGGAAAAAGAAAGCGGTAATCAAACATCGATTAGCCATAAAGATTCTAAAGATACTTTAGAGGAGTATTTCTTTGAAGTATTACCCGATTATGATGAAGATCGTGTATACGCTAGTGATATCAAAAAAATCATTCAATGGTATAACTTACTTCAAAAGCATGATATGTTAGATGCTTTAGAAGAAGACAAAGAAGTTATTGCTTCTGAAGAGGAAGAATAAGGATTAAACATGTCTGATAAAACATTGCAATTAAAAGCTTTTGAGCGTTTACTCATTATTATGGATGAGTTACGTGAACAATGTCCTTGGGATAAAAAGCAAACCATGCAAACGCTTCGTCATTTAACTATTGAAGAGGTTTATGAGTTAGGAGATGCTATTTTAGATGATGACTTAGATGAAGTTAAAAAAGAATTAGGAGACGTCTTACTTCACATTGTATTCTACTCAAAAATTGGTAGCGAATCTAATGCTTTTGATATTGCAGATGTTTGTAATAGCATTTGCGACAAGTTAATTGATCGTCATCCTCATATCTATGGAGATGTTGTTGTTGAAAATGAAGACGATGTTAAAAGAAATTGGGAGCAGCTTAAGCTGAAAGAAGGCAAGAAAAGTGTACTTGAAGGTGTGCCAAAAAGTTTACCAGCCATGGTAAAAGCCAATAGAATTCAAGATAA is part of the Psychroserpens ponticola genome and encodes:
- the mazG gene encoding nucleoside triphosphate pyrophosphohydrolase — encoded protein: MSDKTLQLKAFERLLIIMDELREQCPWDKKQTMQTLRHLTIEEVYELGDAILDDDLDEVKKELGDVLLHIVFYSKIGSESNAFDIADVCNSICDKLIDRHPHIYGDVVVENEDDVKRNWEQLKLKEGKKSVLEGVPKSLPAMVKANRIQDKVAGVGFDWEEPNQVFEKVEEELGELQVEINAGNQNQIESEFGDVLFSMINYARFLKIDPESALERTNKKFIKRFQYLEQKSKELDKPLSDMTLAEMDIYWEEAKKI
- the ruvX gene encoding Holliday junction resolvase RuvX, yielding MARLLAIDYGTKRTGVAVTDELQIIASGLTTVDTKELIGFLKAYISEESVELFIVGEPKQMNFESSESEVHISKFLEKLKKACPDIPIKRIDERFTSKIAFQTMIDSGLNKKQRKNKALVDEISATIILQSYLYNQS
- a CDS encoding DUF5606 family protein codes for the protein MSLDKILSISGKPGLYKIIAQTRNGFVAESLIDQRKVNVNIHSNVSILSEIAVYTLTEELPLREVLKKVMEKESGNQTSISHKDSKDTLEEYFFEVLPDYDEDRVYASDIKKIIQWYNLLQKHDMLDALEEDKEVIASEEEE
- the def gene encoding peptide deformylase, encoding MILPIVAYGDPVLRKKAESITKDYPKLDALLENMKETMYGAFGVGLAAPQIGLPIRLFLVDTSPFAEDEEFTEEEQETLKKFKRTFINAEIIEEEGDEWAFNEGCLSIPDVREDVFRQPKIKIQYQDENFETHTEEFDGLIARVIQHEYDHIDGILFTDKLSSLKKRLIKGKLSNISKGKINVDYRMRFPALKKKR